A portion of the Nymphaea colorata isolate Beijing-Zhang1983 unplaced genomic scaffold, ASM883128v2 scaffold0535, whole genome shotgun sequence genome contains these proteins:
- the LOC116245145 gene encoding LOW QUALITY PROTEIN: V-type proton ATPase 16 kDa proteolipid subunit-like (The sequence of the model RefSeq protein was modified relative to this genomic sequence to represent the inferred CDS: deleted 3 bases in 2 codons; substituted 1 base at 1 genomic stop codon), translating into MSCTTEYCPQFFFGYIGVASALIFANLGAAYGSAKAGVGICSMGVLKPELIMKSVVPVVMAGILGIYGMIVAVIIVQRSKLPPMVTTNYSDKSAYAHLASGLCCGFSSWXEATDLAAGLAIGIVGDAGVRANAQQDKIFVGMILILIFGEALALYGLIVSLILTSQ; encoded by the exons ATGTCCTGCACTACCGAGTACTGCCCCCAGTTCTTCTTCGGCTACATCGGCGTCGCCTCCGCACTCATCTTCGCCAACCTCGGAGCCGCCTACGGCAGCGCCAAGGCCGGAGTCGGCATCTGCTCCATGGGAGTCCTCAAGCCTGAGCTCATCATGAAGTCAGTCGTCCCAGTCGTCATGGCTGGTATCCTCGGTATTTACGGCATGATCGTCGCCGTCATCATCGTCCAGAGAAGTAAGCTTCCCCCCATG GTCACCACCAATTACTCCGACAAGTCGGCATACGCCCACCTCGCCTCCGGACTGTGCTGCGGCTTCAGCTCTTGGTAAGAAGCAACTGATTTA GCTGCGGGACTGGCCATCGGTATTGTGGGAGACGCGGGTGTGCGTGCCAACGCCCAGCAGGACAAGATTTTCGTGGGAATGATTCTGATCCTCATCTTCGGAGAAGCCTTGGCCCTCTACGGACTCATCGTGTCGCTCATCCTCACCTCCCAATGA